A window of the Mus pahari chromosome 1, PAHARI_EIJ_v1.1, whole genome shotgun sequence genome harbors these coding sequences:
- the Pex11a gene encoding peroxisomal membrane protein 11A, whose protein sequence is MDAFIRVSNQSQGRDRLFRATQHACMLLRYLLESKAGKEAVVLKLKRLETSVSTGRKWFRLGNVLHAIQATEQSIRAADLVSRLCLTLANLNRVVYYICDTVLWAKSVGLTSEVNREKWQRWATRHYYYFLLLSLVRDLYEILLQMGHVARDRAQREKSSRDPPKYSVANEESEWLQSVLLLLFQSLKRHPPLLLDTVKNFCDILIPLNQLGIYKSNLGVVGLGGLVSSLAGLLTVVYPQLKLKAR, encoded by the exons ATGGACGCCTTCATCCGAGTCTCCAACCAAAGCCAGGGCCGGGACCGACTTTTCAG agCCActcagcatgcatgcatgttgcTTAGATATTTGTTAGAGTCTAAAGCTGGCAAAGAGGCCGTGGTACTGAAGCTCAAGAGGCTGGAGACCAGTGTGAGCACTGGCCGTAAAT GGTTCAGACTGGGCAACGTGCTTCATGCCATCCAGGCAACTGAGCAGAGCATCCGAGCCGCTGACCTCGTGTCCCGCTTATGCCTGACGTTAGCCAACCTCAACCGAGTGGTTTATTACATCTGTGACACTGTCCTCTGGGCGAAGAGTGTGGGTCTTACCTCTGAAGTCAACAGGGAGAAATGGCAAAGGTGGGCGACCCGCCACTACTACTACTTCCTCTTGCTGAGCCTGGTCCGGGATCTGTATGAGATCTTGCTGCAGATGGGACATGTTGCACGTGACAGAGCGCAGAGAGAGAAATCCTCTCGGGACCCTCCTAAGTACAGCGTGGCTAATGAGGAGAGTGAATGGCTGCAGtccgtcctcctcctcctattccagTCTCTAAAGCGACACCCTCCCTTGCTCCTGGACACCGTGAAGAACTTCTGTGACATCCTGATCCCTTTGAACCAGCTTGGCATCTACAAGTCCAATCTCGGCGTGGTAGGACTTGGAGGTCTCGTGTCCTCTTTGGCTGGTCTCCTCACCGTGGTGTATCCTCAGCTGAAACTGAAGGCCCGCTAG